TTGCGCGTCGAAGCCCAACACCCCGCCGAGCGAGACCGACAAGCCGCCCCCCTGTCCGAGCGGCGAGGAGCGCTGCGGGGAGAGCTGCTGCGGCACGGGAACCTTCTGCTGCGGGGGGAGCTGCATCGCTGACGGGCATCCCTGCTGCGGCGGCGAGAGCTGCGAGGGCGTCTGCTGCGAAGGCGCCTGCCAGCCTCCGGGCACCACCTGCTGCGGCGGGGGCAAGGCCTGCGCGCCGCCCGATACCGTTTGTTGCGCCGACGGGAGCTGCGCCGGCAGCGCTGCCGCCTGCCCGCAGAGTCAGGCGCAGACCTGCGGCCTCGGCAGCACCGCCTGCGGCAACAAGGGCGGCTGCTGCAAGGCCTCGGGCGGCGCCGTCTGCTGTTCGGACGGGACCTGCGCCCCGCAGGGCGCCACCTGCTGCGGCAACGGCTACTACTGCCCCTCGGCGCTCCCCAACTGCTGCGGCTCGTTTTGCTGCCCGGGCGCCTGCGGCGCGACGGGCTGCCTGCGCGCGGGCAACGCCATCGGCGCGGCGGGCACCGTCCCGGGTGCCCTCAGCCCGGGCGGTCAACCAAGCGCGAACCCCGCCGCGGGCACGGCGCCAAAGAGCGGCAGCAGCGGCGAGCGTGGCACCCTGGGCAAGGACCGCCTCGGCTACGGCTGTGGCGGCTGCAACGACGATCCCGCGCGCCGCGAGGGAGGCCCAGCGGGCGCGCCCGATCTCGGGTTCGGGGCCGTGGGCGGGCTGCTGCTGATCGAGCGCCTCGGTTCGCGGCGCCGGAGACGCCGATGAGTACCCTACGCAAACGCTGGGGCTGCTGGGTGGTCGTGCTCGGAATGGGGACCATCGCACTGGCGACAGAAGCGGCGGCCGCGGAGCCTGCCGCTGGTGCCTGCAGCGCCGCGCTGCTCGAGCCCGAGGCCCGGGGCGTACCGAGCGCCGTCGCGCTGCTCGCCGACGGACGGATTCGGCAGGAGCTCGCCAGTGCCGGCTGCCCGGCCGTCGATCGCGCGAGCGTCGCCGCGATGCGCCAGATGCTCGGCCTGCAGGCCAGCCTCGCGCCGCATGAGATCTTGCAGCTCGGGCGGAGCCTGATGGTGGGAGCGATCCTCGCGCTGAAGCTCGAGGGCGCCAAGGGCCAGGTCGCCGTCGAGCTGAGCGCCTATGCCCCCACCACTGGCGCCGCACGCCACCGCAGCGCCCGCGTCCCCGCGGCAGAGCTCCTGCCGACGATCGTCGCTCTGGCGGCAGAGCTGGCGCGGCCTGCCGCGGACTCGGCGACGACGAACGAGCCCGTGGCGGAGCGCGTGGCGACGCCCGCTAGCGCGCCCAGCACCGCGCCCAGCGCCGCACCCGCTAGCGCGCCCAGCACCGCGCCCAGCACCGCACCCGCTAGCGCGCCCAGCACCGCGCCCAGCACCGTGCCCAGCACCGCGCCGGCCGCGCCACCCACCACCGCCGGCGCCGCGGCCGCGCCCGCGCCCGTGCCAACGCCCACCCCGACCGCGCCGGCGCCGGGCGCCCCCTTGATCATCAAGCGCGCGCCGGCGCCCACGCCGCTCTTCACCGTCGGGGTCGATCTGCAGACCTACTACCTCTTCGGCGAGGCGCGCGGCGGTCCCATCGTCGGCCTCGAGGTCGGCAGCGGCACGCGGCGCTTCCAGGGCGCGTTCCTCTTCCGCGTCTACCCGGGCGACGCGACCGGCTACCTGCTGGGCGGGCGCCTCGAGGGGCGACCGGGTTGGGGCCGCTTCAGGCTCGTCTTCGGCGCCGAGCTGGGCTTCGTCCTGGTGCCCGGCAACCAGGACAACATCGACCTGCTGCTGCTCGGCCTCGAGCCCCTGGGCGTCGCGCTCGAGTGGCAGCACCTGCGCCTCAGCGCCAAGCTCCTCGGCACCGACGTGTATCTCGTGCCCGCCGACCTCTCGGCGGGCCGCAGCGCCGAGGCGCTCTACGGGCTCAGCCACGGCCTCTCGCTGACCGTGTTCTGACGCGCCCGGCTCCTCACCTCAGGGATTCACGGTCGCGCCGCGGTCGACGAGCGCGCCGTAGCTGAGGGCGCCACCCCCGAGCGTGAGGACCGTCCCCTCCTCGAGCGTCAGCACGCCGGCCACGGTCAGCGCGCGACCCTCCGTGGTCAGCGCGCCCGAGAGCAGCTGCAGGCCCTGATTGGGTCCATCGAGCCGCAGCGCGGAGGTGGCGCGCAGCGCCGGCGCCAGCGGCGGCCTGTCGATCAGCACCGCCGCGCCCGGAAGCTGCGCGCTGTAGGTGCCGAGCTGCTGGTAGAGGCTTTGGGCCCGCGCGCCCTTCAGCACCAGCTCGGTCGAACCCCCTCCCGCGCAGCGCCGCTCGCTCGCGCACGAGAAGGCGACGTCGCCTCCGACCTCGATCCGACCACCCTCGAGTCTACCGTCGATCACCTCGAGCCTGCCGGCGACACGCAGCACGGTGCCGGGCGCCAGCCCGATCCACTCGTTGTTGAAGCCGTAGCGCTGGTTGTAGTCGTCGAGGTCGATGAGCAGCGTCGGCACGTCGAGCGTCCCGACGTCGAGCGGAAAGGCGTTCTGATTGGCCTCGGTGCTGACCCAGGGGTTGATCACGAGCGCGCTGAGCCGGTTGACGAAGGTGCCGCCGACGATGCGAAAGCCCTCGTCGTCGTGCGGCAGCGGCAGCCCGTACTCGCGATCAAAGTGAAAGCGCAGCGTGCCCGTGGGGCTGACGAAGCTGCCTCGGCTGAGCTTCAAGCCGGAGAGGCTGTAGCTCGTGGTGCCGGCCGCCGGCTCGAAGCTGCCGTCCTTGTCCACGACGACCAGCGGCCCGAGACCGGGGCCGCCATAGGTCTGCGCGACGCCATCGCCCTTGACGATCAGGGGCGTCAGGCCGCCCTCGGCGCAGACGCCCGCGCCGGCGCAGGTGGTCGTGAGGTTGCCGCGCAGCTCGATGGCGCCGCCGACGAGCTTGCCGTCCTCGAGCACCAGCTCAGCGGCGACGAGCACGCGCGTCGTGGCGCCGAGGCGGAGGATCGCGCCGTCTTGGCCCTGGGTCGTTTTCGTGTCGAGGATACTGACGACGAGGCGGTTGAGCTGCAGCGGGGCGACGCTGTCGATGCGGGCCACGTCGGTCCAGAGCTCGTCGTTCGCTTTGCTACCATCGAAGCGCACGGTCCCCGCGCCGGCGACGAAGACGCCCCCGGAAAGGGTCAGCCCGCCGGTGTTGTCGACCGCCGTCGCGAACCCGATCGAGAGCGTCCCACGCGTGCTCTCGAAGCGCCCGCCGGTCAGCGTGACGTTGCCGTTGACGACGATCGCGCTCTCGCTGCCGCGTAGCGTGCCCCCGGCGACCGCGATCCCGCTCGGGCCGACGCTCAGCGTCTGCCCGACCCCCTGGCGCAAGAGGCCCGTATACCCGGGCGCCAGGTCGAGCCCGGCGACGCTCGTCGGCGCGCCGAGCGTGCAGTCGCAGCGGGCCCCGCAGCTGGCATCGAAGCGCGCGACGTCGCCCGCGCCAGGCACCACCCGAGTCGACCAGTTCTCGGGATTCGCGAAGGCCGCATCACCCGCCCGACCGACCCAGACGAAGGCCGGCAGCGCAGCCCCGGCGCGCCACTCGATCCGCGCCGAACCCGGCGTCGCCGAGACATTCCAGGCCTCGTCGCGCGCGAAGGCCCAGACGACACGCAGGCCGATCGCGCCGAGCTGCAGCGGCCCCTGCGGCGGCGCCGCGAAGCAAGGGTCGTCGAAGCGCGGCGCCCCCGGGCTCGGGAGGTCCGCGGCGGTCTCGATCAGACAATAGGCGCTCGTGCCGGCGTCACCGCCGAGGGTAACGTTGACGGCTCCGGTCGCCGTGATCAGCGCGGAGCCGCTGCTGACGTCGGTCAGGTCGAGGGTCGGCGGTGGGGGCGCGAGGGTGTCGAGGATGATCGAAGCGCGCGCCGGTCCCCATGACACCCGCCCCTGGGCATCCGCGCCCCAGAGCGAGAGCGCGTGGCGCCCCTCCTCCGCCGGAAGCAGGAACTGCGGCGGACGCGCCGTCCACCAGCCAGCCGCGGGGCCCTGCCCTTGCACACAGGGGGCGTCGGCGTCGCTCGGTGGGAGCGCGTCGGCCAGCGTCAGGCAGTAGCGGGCGACGCCCTGATCACCGGCGATCACGAGGTCGAGGGTGCGCGAGCGCGCGCGATCCGAGCGCCCCGTCAGCGCATCACGCAAGCCGAGCGTCAGCAGCTCTGACGCACGATCCGCCCCGGCATCGCCGGCGAGGGGCGCGCGACCGGTCTCGAAGCCCGCGCGCACGCAAGCGCCCGTCAGCCCGAGCAAGCACGGAAGCAGGCCCAGGGCCCACACCCTGTGTTGGCCGAAGAAGCGCACGCCTCCACTATAGCGCAATTATTAAGAGTGGTTTTTGTTACGACCTGAACAGGAATATTGCACCCGTCCAGGCGCCGCGACCCCGGGCAAGCCGGTGGCGCGGCTCAGGTCGGCAGCGGCTCGAGGAGGGTCGCCACGCGCTGCTCGAGCAGCGTATCCATCGTCTGGGCGAAGGGGCCCAGATGGAGATAGAGCGCGGCCATCGACACCGCCGTGCGCAGCCCGCGCGGGTTGTGCATCAGGGCATCGAGCAGCGCCCCCCAGTAGTGGCGACGGGCTGCCCGGTCGCGAAAGCCCGCGCGTAGGCAAATCCGGACGAAGCTGCGCAGGTCGCGCAGCAGCAGGCGCAGCGGCTGGCGGCAGCGGTTGGCGCTGAGATCCATCTCGCGCACCATCCGTCGGACGCGCCCGAAGAAGGCGCCGGGCGCGTAGATTTCGCGTAGCACCTGGCGGTAGTCGGCGAGCGCCTCGGACTTGGGCCGCCGCGTACGGAAGTTGAGTCCCGAGGTGCACTGATCGGCGTCGCCGCCGCCCGCGACCACCTGGTCGAAGACCCCCTCCAGCCGCCCCTCGGCGGCGAGGCGCCGGGCGAGCTGAGTATTCGGCAGCGCGTAGAGCAGCCCGACCATGCAGACGGGGATCGCCGCCGCCTCGATGCAGTCGATCATCGGCCGAGCGATGCTCTGCGTCTCGGCGTCGAAGCCGATGATGAAGCCAGCGTTGACGAAGAGACCGGCCCGCTGGATCGCGCGCACATGCTCGACGAGGTCGCGGTTGAGGTTATGCGTCTTGCCAGCGCCGGCGAGCGCCGCGGGGTCGGGCGTCTCGATACCGACGAAGACGGCGAAGAAGTTGGCGCGCCGCAGCGCTTCGAGCAGCGCCGGGCTGTCGGCGAGGTTGACGCTGACCTCAGTGGAGAACTCGAAGGGCTGACCATGCGTCGCCAACCACGCGCTCAGGGCGGCGCAGAGCGTGGCCGCCTCGCGACGGTTGCCGATGAAGTTGTCGTCGACGAAGTCCACGTGCCCGCGCCAGCCGAGGTCGTAGAGCGCCTGCAGCTCGGCCAAGACCTGCTTGGTGGTCTTGGTCCGCGGCCGCCGACCATTGAGCTCGATGACGTTGCAGAACTCACAGGCGTAGGGGCAGCCGCGCGAGAACTGCACGCCCACGTGCAGGTAGCGCTCGAGCCGCAGCAGGTCGAAGCGGGGCACCGGCGAGGTGTGCACGTCGGGGAAGTCCTCGGCGCGCACCAGGGCGCCGCGGCGCCGTTCGCGAACGGCTTCGACCAGCGCGTCCACCACGGCCTCGACCTCGCCGGCAACGCGTAGGTCGGCAGCCGCGTAGACCTCGGGGCTACAGGTGCAGTCGGGGCCACCCACCGCGACGTAGGCCCCCAAGCGCTGCGCTCGGCCGACCACCGCGAGCGCATGGGTCTGCTGCGGCAACATGCCGCCGGTGAAGACCACGTCGGCCCAGGCCAGGTCCTCGTCGGTCAGCTCACCGACGTTGCAGTCGCAGAGCCTCAGCTCCCAATCGCGCGGCAGCACCGCGGCGACCGTAATCAGGCCGAGGGGGGTATTCGAGTAGCGCTTGCCTACCGCCTCGAGCGTCGCCTGGTAGTTCCAAAACGACTTGCCCTCGAAACGCGGATAGACCAGCAAGACCTTGAGGGAAGCGGACATCGACGGCTCCTTCTCGCCTCACGTGTCGCCTCACGGGCGAACCCACGAGCGCGGTCGGTGCAGGACGGCGCCGCCGGGGGCCTCCTCCTGGGGTGACGCAAGGGCGCCGGACCGGGGAAGGCACGGCGCAGGCCTGACCCTTGCGATGACCCTTGCAACTAGCGCGACGGCGCGCCGAAGACAAGCGCGCGCGAAGGCCCGCGGCCGATGTGCGCTGGAGGTGTGCGCTCGATGTGCACTCGATGCGGGCGTGAATTGCAATCATGGGGGTCGTGACGCATACTGGCGCGGCGTCGCGCTTTGGGGACTTTAAGGCCACTGCCCGGGCACGGCGCCTCGGGTGGAGTGTGCGTCGAATCAGTGCTCAGCGAGTCGATCCCGCGCCATGCTAGGTCCTCGTTGCGTCGTCTATAGCCAGGATCCAACTCCGGTGAGGAGCTGGGTCGGGCAGCTGCGTGGCGTCGGCGGCTCGGTGCAGGTGGTAGCGGACCCGAAGGCTGTCGCCGCCGAAGGCGATGTCCTGCTCGGGCGGCTCGAGGGCGTCGGCGATCCCCTGGTCGCGCTGCTTGGCGAGCTGCGGCCCGCGTGCGCCAGCGCGCTGGTGCTCCCCGAGCCCAGCCTCGTCGACGCCGTCTACCTGCTACGACAACCCTCCGTCCAATCGGTCGTCGCCGAGGACTACCTCGGGGCCGCGCCAAACCTGCTGACCTATCTGGCAGGCAAGCTGGCCTGGGGCAACATCTTCGGCGTGTCGAAGCTCTTGCCGTGGGGTGTCTTGATCGGCACCGAGGTGATCACCTCTACCGAGGATCGGCACCGCGCGACGACCTCGCTGCTGGCCTTCGTCAAGACGCTGCGCCTCCGCGCCCGCCTCTGCGACGGCGTGCAGCTCGTCGCCGAAGAGCTGTTGATGAACGCGCTCTACGACGCACCGGTCGATGGCCAAGGGCGGCCGCTCTTCGGCCATCTGATGCCCAACCAACGGGCCAACGTGCGGCTCGAACGACCGGTGACGCTGCAGTACGGCTGCGATGGGCGGCGGCTCGTGATCAGCGTGCGCGACACCTACGGATCGTTACGCCGCTCATCGGTGCTCGACCGACTGGAGCACTGCGCGCAGGCGGCCGACCAGATCGCCGACAAGCCCTCCGGTGCGGGTCTGGGTCTGTACATGGTGGCGAAGCACGCGACCGAGCTGATGTTCAACACGGTGCCGGGCAAGACGACCGAGGTGATTGTCGTGCTCGATCTCGCAGCATCGACGCAGAGCCTGCGCCACCTCGGCTTCTTCAACGAGCCCAACCCCGTCGTCGCGGAGGGGCGCGTCCGGGAGGAGCTGAACGCGCCGCAGGGCAAGGGCTGGGTCTTCGATTTGCGCTATCTCGTGCTGACCATCGCCGCGCTGCTGCTCTTCGTCGTCGCGGGCCTCGTCTTCCTGTGGCCCTATCTGGTTCCCGGAGCTCCGCCCCACGGCGGCTAGTCGGAGACCCACCAGAGGGGAGGGGCTGCCCCAATCCCGGCGCGGGAGGCTCAGCCCCCGCGGAAGACGACGTAGGTCAGCAGCAGGATCGCCAGGCTGAGCAACCCGACCACCACATAGAGCAGCTTGTTGGGGAAGGGCGCCGGCGACGCACCCTCGGGGTCGAAGGGCGTGTGCGTGAACGAGACCTCGCTCAGCAGGCTCTTCAGCTCGCGCGAGCTGGGGATGCTCGAACTGCTGCCACCGCCTGTGAGCGAGCTGGGCCCGAAGGCACCGACCGTCGCCAGCGCGGGCTTGATCATCGAGCTCCGTGAGCGCAGCGGCTTGGCGTCACCACTGCTGACCTTACGCAGCGCCTGTTCGACCTCCGGCGGGATCTTGGGCAGCTGGAGCCCGGCGAGGAAGCCGAAATAGGAGCTCTCGAGGTCGTCGAACTCGAGCAGCTGGTCGCACTCATCACAGCGGGAAACCGGCGCGCGAAAGGGCTGCGTCCGCAGCGCCTCTTCCATGCGAATCAACAACATCTTGTCCGACTCGCAGGGCGGCGGACAGAAGTAAGGCGAATAGAAACTGAGGATCTTCCCGTGACCGGTGAAGTTATTGATCAGGTTGACCTGCGTCATCATCGCCGGTGAGCACTCGATCAGATAGACGTCGAGCTGCTTCTGCTGGAGCTCGCCGAGCCAGTTGACCCAGTCGCGCACGCCGCAGGAGTTGATGCGCTCGACGTCGGCGCTCTTGATCACGACCAGGGGCTTGGTCAAGCGCTCGGTGATGGCGCTGAG
This genomic stretch from Pseudomonadota bacterium harbors:
- a CDS encoding ATP-binding protein; amino-acid sequence: MRSWVGQLRGVGGSVQVVADPKAVAAEGDVLLGRLEGVGDPLVALLGELRPACASALVLPEPSLVDAVYLLRQPSVQSVVAEDYLGAAPNLLTYLAGKLAWGNIFGVSKLLPWGVLIGTEVITSTEDRHRATTSLLAFVKTLRLRARLCDGVQLVAEELLMNALYDAPVDGQGRPLFGHLMPNQRANVRLERPVTLQYGCDGRRLVISVRDTYGSLRRSSVLDRLEHCAQAADQIADKPSGAGLGLYMVAKHATELMFNTVPGKTTEVIVVLDLAASTQSLRHLGFFNEPNPVVAEGRVREELNAPQGKGWVFDLRYLVLTIAALLLFVVAGLVFLWPYLVPGAPPHGG
- a CDS encoding B12-binding domain-containing radical SAM protein, which produces MSASLKVLLVYPRFEGKSFWNYQATLEAVGKRYSNTPLGLITVAAVLPRDWELRLCDCNVGELTDEDLAWADVVFTGGMLPQQTHALAVVGRAQRLGAYVAVGGPDCTCSPEVYAAADLRVAGEVEAVVDALVEAVRERRRGALVRAEDFPDVHTSPVPRFDLLRLERYLHVGVQFSRGCPYACEFCNVIELNGRRPRTKTTKQVLAELQALYDLGWRGHVDFVDDNFIGNRREAATLCAALSAWLATHGQPFEFSTEVSVNLADSPALLEALRRANFFAVFVGIETPDPAALAGAGKTHNLNRDLVEHVRAIQRAGLFVNAGFIIGFDAETQSIARPMIDCIEAAAIPVCMVGLLYALPNTQLARRLAAEGRLEGVFDQVVAGGGDADQCTSGLNFRTRRPKSEALADYRQVLREIYAPGAFFGRVRRMVREMDLSANRCRQPLRLLLRDLRSFVRICLRAGFRDRAARRHYWGALLDALMHNPRGLRTAVSMAALYLHLGPFAQTMDTLLEQRVATLLEPLPT